The following coding sequences are from one Venturia canescens isolate UGA chromosome 5, ASM1945775v1, whole genome shotgun sequence window:
- the LOC122411415 gene encoding sentrin-specific protease 1-like: MDASTQMSVERKNFSQQIGHEGEWDTSSSSLGVENVQKENREHGRVKFVPILNLEMSSKRKQNVGTQTGGCSKEKAVQTEWRLETIEIPESRKSSRQNVLLLLARSFCFEKMRREFTTPPLLSPIKENNCENGDMENDDWTQWKVGEFRWSIDNKENNSKGDVNEGRKKREKNCEIQEITPSKRIKGIQCHKKGRQINEKDLQTLVEKNWVNDEVINIYLDMIMERGNLEQIQFEKVFCFNTFFFPRLHLNGEEAGRRWTKKVNIFKYDKVFFPIHLGNHWRMIIADFGTQIITYYDSLMGENLRHLETVRDYITFEAVQKNEDRFKENEWKFRVDKSAPKQKNGYDCGVFVCLYANYISVNKPFDYDQDDIPKLRLKISQELKNQELD; this comes from the coding sequence atggatGCTTCCACTCAAATGTCGGTGGAGAGGAAGAATTTCTCGCAACAAATTGGACACGAGGGCGAATGGGATACGAGCAGTTCAAGTTTGGGGGTGGAAAACGTGCAAAAAGAGAACAGGGAACATGGAAGGGTCAAATTCGTTCCAATTTTGAATCTCGAAATGAGCAGCAAAAGAAAACAGAACGTGGGGACGCAAACTGGAGGCTGCTCAAAAGAAAAGGCTGTCCAAACGGAATGGAGATTGGAAACGATAGAGATACCTGAATCACGGAAAAGCTCACGTCAAAATGTGCTATTGCTCCTAGCTCGCTCGTTCTGTTTTGAAAAGATGCGACGCGAGTTTACAACTCCTCCACTTCTCTCgccaataaaagaaaataactgCGAAAATGGGGATATGGAAAATGATGACTGGACACAATGGAAAGTGGGCGAGTTTAGATGGAGCATCgacaataaagaaaataactcAAAAGGAGATGTAAATgagggaagaaagaaaagggaGAAGAATTGCGAAATACAAGAAATTACGCCTTCCAAGAGAATAAAGGGGATTCAGTGTCACAAGAAAGGAAGACAAATTAACGAAAAGGATCTGCAAACGCTCGTTGAGAAAAATTGGGTGAACGACGAGgtcataaatatatatcttGACATGATTATGGAGAGAGGAAATTTGGAGCAAATTCAATTTGAGAAGGTGTTTTGtttcaacacatttttttttccgcgaCTTCATCTGAACGGAGAGGAGGCCGGGAGGAGATGGACCAAGAAAGTAAACATTTTCAAGTACGacaaggttttttttcccattcatCTGGGAAATCACTGGCGGATGATAATTGCTGATTTTGGAACCCAAATTATCACGTACTACGACAGTTTGATGGGAGAAAATTTGAGACACCTCGAAACTGTGCGTGACTACATCACATTTGAGGCTGTTCAGAAAAATGAAGATCGTTTCAAAGAGAACGAATGGAAATTTCGAGTCGATAAAAGTGCTCCAAAACAAAAGAATGGATACGATTGTGGAGTATTTGTGTGTCTCTACGCGAATTATATATCCGTAAACAAGCCATTCGATTACGATCAAGATGATATTCCGAAATTGCGTCTGAAGATCAGCCAAGAATTAAAAAACCAAGAGTTAGattaa